The following proteins are encoded in a genomic region of Brachypodium distachyon strain Bd21 chromosome 1, Brachypodium_distachyon_v3.0, whole genome shotgun sequence:
- the LOC100830161 gene encoding uncharacterized protein LOC100830161 — IWARMKKKPVVICCSVLLALIVVLAIVFISLYFTVFRPRSPHVEATVVSTRITQVEITFPPKLNLSFSVDVTVRNPNYASFRYGDVMTQLTYYGNPVGQSVVLAGEVGARTTQTVEALVVVEADKVVYTLPFIPDVLAGALPFETRTTVAGKAVVLGTLKISATSVVTCRITTNPIKQESTSECTSTARVG, encoded by the coding sequence ATTTGGGCAAGGATGAAGAAGAAACCCGTGGTGATCTGCTGCAGCGTGCTGCTGGCGCTCATCGTGGTCCTGGCCATCGTCTTCATCTCGCTCTACTTCACCGTGTTCCGGCCGCGCTCCCCGCACGTGGAGGCGACGGTGGTGAGCACGAGGATCACCCAGGTGGAGATCACATTCCCGCCCAAGCTGAACCTCAGCTTCTCGGTGGACGTGACGGTGAGGAACCCGAACTACGCGTCGTTCCGGTACGGCGACGTGATGACGCAGCTAACCTACTACGGGAACCCCGTGGGGCAGTCGGTGGTGCTCGCCGGGGAAGTCGGAGCGCGGACCACGCAGACGGTGGAGgcgttggtggtggtggaggcggacAAGGTGGTGTACACGCTCCCGTTCATCCCCGACGTGCTCGCCGGGGCGCTGCCGTTCGAGACGAGGACGACGGTGGCCGGGAAGGCCGTGGTGCTGGGCACGCTCAAGATCAGCGCCACCTCCGTCGTGACTTGCCGCATCACCACCAACCCTATCAAGCAGGAGAGCACGTCCGAGTGCACGTCCACGGCTCGCGTGGGTTGA
- the LOC100843537 gene encoding protein disulfide isomerase-like 5-4 isoform X1 gives MISSSKLKSVDFYRKIPRDLTEASLSGAGLSIVAALAMVFLFGMELSSYLAVNTTTSVIVDRSSDGEFLRIDFNMSFPALSCEFASVDVSDVLGTNRLNITKTVRKFSIDRNLVPTGSEFHSGPIPTVNKHGDDVEEYHADGSVALSSRNFDSYSHQYPILVVNFYAPWCYWSNRLKPSWEKTAKIIKERYDPEMDGRILLAKVDCTEEGELCKRHHIQGYPSIRIFRKGSDMKENQGHHDHESYYGERDTDSLVAAMETYVGNLPKEAHMLALDDKSNKTVDPAKRPAPMTSGCRVEGFVRVKKVPGSVIISARSGSHSFDPSQINVSHYVTQFSFGNRLSPNMFSELKRLIPYVGGHHDRLAGQSYIVKHGDNNANVTIEHYLQIVKTELVTLRSSKELKVFEEYEYTAHSSLVHSFYVPVVKFHFEPSPMQVLVTELPKSFSHFITNVCAIIGGVFTVAGILDSILHNTLRLVKKVELGKDI, from the exons ATGATCTCCTCGAGCAAGCTCAAGTCCGTCGACTTCTACAG gaaaatTCCTAGAGATCTGACGGAGGCATCACTATCTGGCGCTGGATTATCCATTGTTGCAGCACTTGCAATGGTGTTTCTGTTCGGAATG GAGTTAAGTAGTTACCTAGCGGTCAATACCACCACATCAGTAATTGTTGATAGGAGTTCAGATGGAGAGTTCTTACGGATAGATTTTAACATGAG CTTCCCTGCCCTTTCATGCGAATTTGCATCAGTTGACGTCAGTGATGTGTTGGGAACA AACAGATTGAACATAACGAAAACTGTTCGCAAGTTTTCAATTGATCGGAATTTAGTACCTACTGGATCTGAGTTCCACTCGGGACCTATACCTACTGTCAACAAACATGGAGATGATGTCGAAGAGTATCATGCTGATGGTTCAGTTGCTTTGTCCTCTCGCAATTTTGATAGCTATTCACACCA GTATCCCATTTTGGTCGTGAACTTTTATGCCCCCTGGTGTTACTGGAGCAATCGATTG AAACCTTCATGGGAGAAGACTGCAAAAATAATTAAGGAGAG aTATGATCCTGAAATGGATGGCAGAATTCTTCTTGCCAAGGTTGACTGCACTGAGGAAGGTGAACTGTGTAAGAG GCATCATATACAAGGTTACCCATCAATTCGCATTTTCCGTAAAGGGAGTGATATGAA GGAGAATCAGGGTCACCATGATCATGAATCATACTACGGGGAACGTGATACTGACAGTTTAGTCGCG GCAATGGAAACTTATGTTGGAAATCTTCCAAAAGAGGCACATATGCTTGCTTTGGACGACAAATCCAACAAGACTGTTGATCCTGCAAAGCGTCCTGCTCCTATGACTAGCGGTTGCAGAGTCGAAGGGTTTGTGCGGGTCAAGAAG GTTCCGGGGAGTGTTATAATCTCGGCTCGATCCGGTTCACACTCATTTGATCCATCTCAGATAAATGTTTCCCACTACGTGACCCAGTTCTCATTTGGCAATAGGCTCTCACCAAATATGTTTAGTGAACTTAAAAGACTAATTCCCTATGTCGGCGGACACCATGATAGATTGGCTGGTCAGTCTTACATTGTTAAGCACGGTGATAACAATGCAAATGTTACT ATTGAGCATTACCTACAAATTGTAAAGACAGAGCTGGTTACGCTGAGATCCTCAAAGGAGTTGAAAGTGTTTGAAGAATATGAATACACAGCGCACAGCAGCTTGGTGCACAGCTTCTATGTTCCTGTTGTGAAATTCCATTTTGAGCCTTCTCCCATGCAG GTCCTAGTGACTGAACTTCCAAAATCCTTCTCCCACTTCATCACAAATGTCTGTGCTATTATTGGTGGAGTTTTCACG GTCGCTGGAATACTGGATTCCATCTTGCACAACACCCTACGGCTGGTGAAGAAGGTTGAGCTAGGAAAGGACATTTGA
- the LOC104582058 gene encoding uncharacterized protein LOC104582058, with amino-acid sequence MARVENKATVACCGCASLAVALLLGVAFAAALYFAVLRPRPPRVASAAVDTQLSDFRVLPPALNFSLAVDVAVHNPGHAPFRHGEAVTAVTYRGSTVGRSASAPGRIPARSTRTVGARVQVDAARVVVSRHYVADVVSGALRFEARTAVAGEAVALRAFRLSADAEVACAVVLYPFRRESSSHCTYTVRITGI; translated from the coding sequence ATGGCAAGGGTCGAGAACAAGGCCACGGTAGCATGCTGCGGCTGCGCGTCGCTCGCCGTGGCACTCCTGCTGGGTGTCGCCTTCGCCGCGGCGCTCTACTTCGCCGtgctccgcccgcgcccgccccgcgtggcgtcggcggcggtggacaCGCAGCTCTCGGACTTCCGCGtgctcccgccggcgctcAACTTCTCCCTGGCGGTCGACGTCGCCGTGCACAACCCAGGCCACGCGCCGTTCCGGCACGGCGAGGCGGTGACCGCCGTGACGTACCGCGGGTCCACGGTGGGGCGGTCCGCGTCGGCCCCCGGGAGGATCCCGGCGCGGTCCACGAGGACGGTCGGGGCCCGCGTGCAGGTGGACGCGGCCAGGGTCGTCGTGAGCAGGCACTACGTGGCCGACGTGGTCTCCGGCGCGCTGCGGTTCGAGGCCAGGACGGCGGTGGCCGGGGAGGCCGTGGCGCTCCGGGCGTTCAGGTTGAGCGCGGACGCCGAGGTGGCCTGCGCCGTCGTGCTGTACCCGTTCAGGAGGGAGAGCAGCTCGCATTGCACTTACACGGTTCGTATTACTGGAATATGA
- the LOC100843537 gene encoding protein disulfide isomerase-like 5-4 isoform X2 → MCWEQLNITKTVRKFSIDRNLVPTGSEFHSGPIPTVNKHGDDVEEYHADGSVALSSRNFDSYSHQYPILVVNFYAPWCYWSNRLKPSWEKTAKIIKERYDPEMDGRILLAKVDCTEEGELCKRHHIQGYPSIRIFRKGSDMKENQGHHDHESYYGERDTDSLVAAMETYVGNLPKEAHMLALDDKSNKTVDPAKRPAPMTSGCRVEGFVRVKKVPGSVIISARSGSHSFDPSQINVSHYVTQFSFGNRLSPNMFSELKRLIPYVGGHHDRLAGQSYIVKHGDNNANVTIEHYLQIVKTELVTLRSSKELKVFEEYEYTAHSSLVHSFYVPVVKFHFEPSPMQVLVTELPKSFSHFITNVCAIIGGVFTVAGILDSILHNTLRLVKKVELGKDI, encoded by the exons ATGTGTTGGGAACA ATTGAACATAACGAAAACTGTTCGCAAGTTTTCAATTGATCGGAATTTAGTACCTACTGGATCTGAGTTCCACTCGGGACCTATACCTACTGTCAACAAACATGGAGATGATGTCGAAGAGTATCATGCTGATGGTTCAGTTGCTTTGTCCTCTCGCAATTTTGATAGCTATTCACACCA GTATCCCATTTTGGTCGTGAACTTTTATGCCCCCTGGTGTTACTGGAGCAATCGATTG AAACCTTCATGGGAGAAGACTGCAAAAATAATTAAGGAGAG aTATGATCCTGAAATGGATGGCAGAATTCTTCTTGCCAAGGTTGACTGCACTGAGGAAGGTGAACTGTGTAAGAG GCATCATATACAAGGTTACCCATCAATTCGCATTTTCCGTAAAGGGAGTGATATGAA GGAGAATCAGGGTCACCATGATCATGAATCATACTACGGGGAACGTGATACTGACAGTTTAGTCGCG GCAATGGAAACTTATGTTGGAAATCTTCCAAAAGAGGCACATATGCTTGCTTTGGACGACAAATCCAACAAGACTGTTGATCCTGCAAAGCGTCCTGCTCCTATGACTAGCGGTTGCAGAGTCGAAGGGTTTGTGCGGGTCAAGAAG GTTCCGGGGAGTGTTATAATCTCGGCTCGATCCGGTTCACACTCATTTGATCCATCTCAGATAAATGTTTCCCACTACGTGACCCAGTTCTCATTTGGCAATAGGCTCTCACCAAATATGTTTAGTGAACTTAAAAGACTAATTCCCTATGTCGGCGGACACCATGATAGATTGGCTGGTCAGTCTTACATTGTTAAGCACGGTGATAACAATGCAAATGTTACT ATTGAGCATTACCTACAAATTGTAAAGACAGAGCTGGTTACGCTGAGATCCTCAAAGGAGTTGAAAGTGTTTGAAGAATATGAATACACAGCGCACAGCAGCTTGGTGCACAGCTTCTATGTTCCTGTTGTGAAATTCCATTTTGAGCCTTCTCCCATGCAG GTCCTAGTGACTGAACTTCCAAAATCCTTCTCCCACTTCATCACAAATGTCTGTGCTATTATTGGTGGAGTTTTCACG GTCGCTGGAATACTGGATTCCATCTTGCACAACACCCTACGGCTGGTGAAGAAGGTTGAGCTAGGAAAGGACATTTGA
- the LOC100829856 gene encoding uncharacterized protein LOC100829856 gives MGTKARKKHHTLSCCVLLAILAILGVLAIVFYILYRPLPPRVVATPVVIGVEHFGLLPVPSLTLSVGVHVVVSNPSRAPFRYEETSTPVLYHGEPVGVTVVPAGRVGGYGTSTVEPLTEVDGVKVAADPHFAADVAVGEGALPFVAFVRLDGKALVLRVFEVSVTVEVVCYVRVMVFHGESSSRCVASVRTGSSGGGEGRESVAPLHVN, from the coding sequence ATGGGCACgaaggcgaggaagaagcaccACACGCTGTCGTGCTGCGTGCTGCTGGCCATTCTGGCCATCCTCGGCGTGCTCGCCATCGTCTTCTACATCCTGTACCGCCCGCTGCCTCCCCGCGTGGTGGCGACGCCCGTGGTGATCGGCGTCGAGCACTTCGGGCTCCTCCCGGTTCCCTCGCTCACGCTGTCCGTGGGGGTTCACGTGGTGGTGAGCAACCCGAGCCGGGCCCCGTTCCGGTACGAAGAGACGTCGACGCCCGTGCTGTACCACGGGGAGCCCGTGGGGGTGACGGTGGTTCCGGCGGGCCGGGTCGGAGGGTACGGGACGTCGACGGTGGAGCCGCTGACGGAGGTGGACGGGGTCAAGGTGGCCGCCGACCCGCACTTCGCGGCCGACGTGGCCGTGGGCGAGGGCGCGCTGCCGTTCGTGGCATTCGTGAGGCTGGACGGGAAGGCGCTCGTGCTGCGGGTGTTCGAGGTGAGCGTCACGGTCGAGGTGGTGTGCTACGTCCGGGTGATGGTTTTCCATGGGGAGAGCAGCTCCCGCTGCGTCGCCTCTGTTCGCACCGGGtcttccggcggcggcgaggggcgggAGTCTGTTGCCCCGCTGCACGTTAACTAG